One stretch of Sylvia atricapilla isolate bSylAtr1 chromosome 4, bSylAtr1.pri, whole genome shotgun sequence DNA includes these proteins:
- the SLC9B2 gene encoding sodium/hydrogen exchanger 9B2, with product MVKEDVNDTEDSEPSICERKGMIPMHEQSEGPTADAKGTDGNVQTEETALLNHCIQQPPEPTAEPSIPARTWRQMFACPPQGLLAQAVTNVAFVVLVWAVVWSITGAECLPGGNLFGILFLYFFAVIGGKIFGFVKIRTLPPLPALLGMLLAGFLIRNTPFISDFVQINLRWSSALRNIALSIILTRAGLGLDPKALKKLKAVCLRLAFGPCLSETGTAAVFAHLFLHLPWQWGFILGFVLGAVSPAVVVPSMLILQAGGYGVEKGVPTLLMAAGSIDDILAITGFNTCLGMAFSSGSTLYNVLRGVLEVAVGIAAGGILGMFIRYFPSRDQASLVWKRSYFVLGLSMFAVFGSIYFGFPGSGGLCTLVLAFVAGVGWSDEKREIEKIVAVAWNIFQPFLFGLIGAEVSITSLRPETVGLCVAILGIALVVRIIATFLMVSFAGFNFKEKVFVSLAWIPKATVQAAIGSLALDTARQHQDEQLEKYGMDVLTVAFLAILITAPVGALVIGLAGPRLLQKAQTNNKENEEGAEVGEEAEA from the exons ATGGTAAAGGAAGATGTAAATGACACTGAAGATTCTGAACCATCAATATGTGAGAGAAAGGGCATGATTCCCATGCATGAGCAAAGTGAG GGACCAACAGCAGATGCCAAAGGTACTGATGGGAATGTACAAACAGAAGAAACTGCTCTCTTGAACCACTGTATTCAGCAACCACCAGAACCAACAGCAGAGCCTTCAATACCTGCAAGAACATGGAGGCAAATGTTTGCTTGTCCTCCTCAGGGTTTACTCGCCCAAGCAGTGACAAATG TTGCATTTGTAGTCCTGGTTTGGGCTGTGGTTTGGTCCATAACTGGGGCTGAGTGTCTCCCAGGTGGAAATCTCTTTggaattctgtttctttatttctttgctgtcaTCGGAGGTAAAATTTTTGGATTCGTTAAAATACGAACACTaccccctctccctgctcttctgG GGATGCTACTTGCTGGTTTCCTAATCCGAAATACCCCATTCATCAGTGACTTTGTCCAGATAAACCTACGCTGGTCATCAGCACTGAGGAATATTGCTCTTTCCATTATCTTGACCCGAGCAGGACTTGGCCTGGATCCAAAG GCTCTTAAGAAGCTCAAAGCTGTCTGTTTACGGCTTGCTTTCGGACCGTGCCTCTCAGAAACAGGCACAGCTGCTGTCTTTGCCCACTTGTTCCTGCATTTGCCATGGCAATGGGGATTTATATTAGG ttttgttctaGGTGCAGTCTCCCCTGCTGTGGTGGTTCCCTCCATGCTGATTTTACAGGCTGGGGGATATGGAGTGGAGAAAGGTGTCCCAACTTTGCTCATGGCAGCTGGCAGCATCGATGACATTCTGGCTATCACAGGCTTCAACACTTGCCTTGGGATGGCCTTCTCCTCTG GTTCTACTTTGTACAATGTGCTCCGTGGAGTGCTGGAGGTTGCTGTTGGCATAGCAGCTGGGGGAATTCTGGGAATGTTTATTCGATATTTCCCAAGCCGTGATCAG GCGTCTTTGGTGTGGAAGAGATCATATTTTGTACTTGGACTGTCTATGTTTGCTGTTTTTGGCAGCATCTACTTTGGCTTCCCTGGATCAGGAGGGCTCTGCACATTAGTCTTAGCTTTTGTTGCAGGTGTGGGATGGTCGGATGAAAAG agggaaatagaaaaaattgtGGCAGTTGCATGGAATATCTTTcaaccttttctttttggtttaaTTGGAGCAGAAGTATCCATTACATCTCTTAGGCCTGAAACTGTTG GGCTCTGTGTTGCTATATTAGGCATTGCCCTAGTTGTGCGAATCATAGCAACGTTCCTGATGGTGTCTTTTGCTGGGTTTAATTTCAAGGAGAAGGTATTTGTCTCACTGGCATGGATTCCCAAAGCCACTGTCCAG GCTGCAATAGGTTCTCTTGCCCTGGATACAGCAAGACAACATCAAGATGAGCAACTGGAAAAGTATGGAATGGATGTACTGACAGTGGCTTTCTTGGCTATCTTGATCACTGCTCCAGTTGGAGCTCTGGTTATTGGCTTGGCAGGGCCCAGACTTTTGCAGAAGGCTCAGACAAATAACAAGGAGAATGAGGAAGGTGCAGAGGTtggagaagaggcagaggcCTGA
- the CISD2 gene encoding CDGSH iron-sulfur domain-containing protein 2, producing the protein MVLETLARIVKVQLPAYLKRLPLPESVGGFIRLTVSEWLRLLPFLGVLALLGYLAVRPFLPKKKQQKDSLINLKIQKENPKVVNEINIEDLCLTKAYCRCWRSKTFPVCDGSHNKHNELTGDNVGPLILKKKEV; encoded by the exons ATGGTGCTGGAGACTCTGGCCCGCATCGTCAAGGTCCAGCTGCCCGCCTACCTCAAGCGCCTGCCGCTGCCCGAGAGCGTCGGCGGCTTCATCCGCCTCACAG TTTCAGAATGGCTGCGGTTACTGCCGTTCCTGGGCGTGCTGGCCTTGCTCGGGTACCTTGCTGTTCGTCCCTTCCTCCCcaagaagaaacagcagaaggaTAGCTTGATTAACCTCAAGATCCAGAAGGAAAATCCCAAAGTAGTGAATGAGATAAACATTGAAGATCTGTGCCTCACTAAAGCTTACTGCAGGTGTTGGCGTTCCAAGACG tttcctgtCTGTGATGGCTCCCACAACAAGCACAATGAATTAACAGGAGATAATGTAGGTCCACTAATACTCAAGAAGAAAGAAGTATAG